The DNA segment GGCGCGATGAGGCGGCGGTCAAGGAATGGCGCAATCGTGAAACGCACCGGGCGGCGCAAAAGGCCGGGCGAGGGGTGATATTTGCCGACTATCGGCTGCGCATAGCCCATGTGGTGCGTGATTACGGAATGAATGAGAGGGAAGAGGCACCGGCGGATAGCCGCGCGGTGCATGACGAGCTAATCAACACCGAACCGCAGGCAAAGGGCATCAATAGCAATTTCTAGGGCCGGTAGCTCGTCGACGACCACGCCCCAGATGATCTGGTCGGATAGGCCATGATATTGATGACGCAATATGTTTCCTATGGTCTTGACTTGTTGCCACGGAATCTCCGGCCTCAGAGCTTTGATATCGTCGGGCATGGCCCGACTTGCCTCCGAAATGATTTCTATGGCGCGCTGGACGGCGTGTTGAAACAGCCAATCGCTACGGTAGTCGTCCAGTGTTTTTCCCATGGCGGCTTTGCTGATACCGCGGAGTTCTGCGCGTATGTCCTCGAGCGCGTGTCTAAATTCCCGCGGCATCAAAATACCCGCGTCGCCGAGCGTTCGATCGCCGGTCTCAGGCGGGGATGTAGCCCATCTCTGGTCGTAATGTCGACGGGCGCATGAAGATCTTCTTCGAGCAAGAACTTGATACTGATCAGATCGAAAGCATTGAAACGACTAGCCGGGTCATAGTCGACAAAAATATCCACATCACTCGATGGTTGCGCCTCATTCCGGGAAACAGAGCCGAAAAGGTAAAGCGACGTTGCACCGAGCGCCCGGATGGCGTCCGCGTTGTTTTTAAGCCGCGTTATCGTTTCGTTTCGGTCCATGAGAATGTTCTATCGCATTCGCTGTTATTTTTCTATGCCGCGAATAATTTCTCAAATCGCCCGCCGCTTTAGCCTTTGGTAACCAACTTAGGTAACCATAACACTCAGTTAATCGTATCGAGTAAGTGTAACAGCGAGTATCACATGGCGTCAGTTTTCCCGCTTGCCGACCTCAGGACTTCCGCAACGCCGGGCTCTTGGGTCGACACGATCATCAAGGGCGATTGCGTAGCCGCTCTTGAAGCACTGCCCACCCATTCCGTCGACGTCATCTTCGCGGACCCGCCTTACAATTTGCAGCTCGGCGGTACGCTGCATCGCCCCGATCAATCGCTTGTCGACGCCGTTGACGACGAATGGGACCAGTTTGCCTCCTTCGAGGCTTATGATGCCTTTACCCGCGCCTGGCTTCTCGCCTGCCGTCGCGTGCTGAAGCCGACGGGCACCATCTGGGTCATCGGCTCCTATCACAATATTTTCCGCGTCGGCGCTACGATGCAGGATCTGAACTTCTGGATCCTCAACGACATCGTCTGGCGCAAGACCAATCCGATGCCGAATTTCAAGGGACGTCGTTTCCAGAACGCCCATGAAACGATGATCTGGGCGAGCCCGAACGCCAAGGCCAAGGGCTACACCTTCAACTACGACGCCATGAAGGCCGCCAATGACGATGTGCAGATGCGCTCCGATTGGCTGTTCCCGATCTGCAGCGGCGGCGAACGGTTGAAGGATCAGGATGGCAAAAAGGCGCATCCGACACAGAAGCCGGAAGCCCTGCTTGCCCGCGTCATCATGGCATCGTCCAAGCCCGGCGACATCATCCTCGATCCGTTCTTCGGCTCTGGGACCACCGGTGCCGTCGCCAAGCGTCTCGGCCGTCATTTCGTCGGCATCGAACGCGAGCAGGATTACATCGATGCGGCCAGCGCCCGCATCGCCGCCGTCGAGCCGCTCGGTAAGGCGGAACTGACCGTCATGACAGGCAAGAAGGCTGAAGTTCGCGTCGCCTTCAACGTTTTGATCGAAAGTGGTCTCATCAAGCCCGGCCAGGTGCTGACGGATGCGAGGCGTCGCTACAGTGCCATCGTGCGCGCCGATGGCACGGTCGCCTCCGGTGGCGAAGCGGGCTCCATTCATCGCCTCGGTGCGAAAGTCCAGGGCCTTGATGCATGCAACGGATGGACGTTTTGGCACTTCGACGATGGGCATTCCCTGCGCCCGATCGACGACCTGCGTTCGATCGTCCGCAATGATCTGGCCAAGGTGGAATAATTCCAACTATTTCAGCGGCATAATCTTCTCCGAGAGCCTTTCCCGACTATCGGGATCGTGCCGCGGCCGGATCCGCATATCCGCCTTCTTCCGTCGAGTACCTCCAGTTAGGGAGGAAGGCGAGACGCCCAGGATTCTCGAATCCTGGGCGCCATTTTTTTGCCTGACGGCTTAGAATTCCTGATAGTCCGTCACTTCGACCCGGACGACGCGTCCGTCTTCGTCGAAGGTGATCGTCTCTTCGCCCTCGCGGATCAGCGGCTTACCGGTTTTGCTGTTCGTTGCCCGGACGGACCAGACACTCCGGCCGGAAAGCGGCGTCAGCGTTTCCACCAATGAATTGACTGCGGTTTGATCCGGATAGGTATCGAAATAGCCATGGAAGGCCTCCATGATTGCCTCGCGACCTGCGAGGCTGCCGACGCCGTTCGAGACATAGGTGGCGTTCTCCGCGAAGAAATCCTCGATTGCTTCGAAATCGAGCCTGTTGATCGCGTCATGAAAGAGGGTGATGCGTTCTGCCGGATCGAAAATCATGGGCTCAAACCTGGATGCCGTAGGCGGCGAGATCGCTGCGCAGCTTCGCGGCGCCGGTGAAATGGACTGCATTCCAACCCGCAGCTTTCGCACCTTCGACGTTGGCAAGCGAATCGTCGATGAAGATGGTCGAGGCCGGATCGAGCTCGAAACTTTTCACATGCGCCTCATAGATTGCAACGTCCGGCTTGATCAGGCCGATGTCGCCGGACACGGTGACGCCGCGCGGCTTGGAGAGGAAATCGAAGCGCGTCTGCGCTTCACGAAACGTATCGGAGGCAAAGTTGGTCAGCATGGTGACGTCACGGCCCTCGGCAATCAGCTTCTCCATGATGGCGACGCTATCGTCATAGGCATGCGGCACCATATCGTGCCAATATTTGCGGAAGGCACGGATCTGTTCCTCGCGCTCGGGATGGTCGGCGATCAGCAGCGCTTCGGCTTCTTCCCACGTCCGGCCGCGATCCTGCTCGATGTTCCATTCATTTGTGCAGACATTGGCGAAGAACCAGGTTCGCTCTGCTTCATCGGGGATGAGGCGGCCATAAGGAATGCTCGGATCATAGTGAAGAAGCACTTTGCCGATGTCGAAGACAATGTGCCGGATTTCCGTCGTCATGAATTATGTCCTGCCTTTTCGAATGTCTTGGTCTTTGTGAATGCGCGTGGAATAGCCTGAATGATCGCTTTTTTCATGACGGTGGGCAGCGCCTGGGCTTCAAGATTTGTAACCGGCTCCCACCATCCGTCATTGTGGGTAGTGTTCGATGCCACTTGAGCGCGATAGATCGATAGCCGCAGTTCGAAGTGAGTAAAGACATGCGTCACGCTCCCCGCCGCCTGCCAGTCGGCCGGGAAGGGGGCGGCCGCAGCACTGGTCTCGCCGTCAAGCCGTGCTGTCCAGCCGGTGGTAGGCACTTCGGTCATGCCGCCGAGCAGGCCGCTGGCGATGCGCCGGCGCAGGTAAATTTCACCATCGTCATTCACCGCCACAAAAGCGGCACCCTGGCGCATCGGCTTTTCCTTCTTTGCCGCTTTGACCGGAAAATGTTCGGGATCATGCAGCCGCAATGCCTCGCAGGCATTGTTGAAGGGACAGAGCGAACAGGCCGGCCGTTTCGGCGTGCAGATCGTCGCCCCCAGATCCATCATCGCCTGCGCGAAATCGCCGGGACGATCGGCTGGCGTCAGCAATGCCACCTTCTGCTTCATCAATGGTTTCGCGGCCGGCAATGGCGTGGCGATGGCATATAGCCTGGAGATAACCCGCTCGACATTGCCGTCCATGACAGCCGCCTGCCGGTTGAATGCAATGGCCGCGACCGCCGCTGCGGTATAGTCGCCGATTCCGGGCAAGGCCCGCAGCCCGTCCTCGGTGTCGGGAAACCGACCGTCATGTTCCGCCGCCACAGCCTCCGCGCATTTCTTCAGGTTGCGGGCGCGGGCGTAATAGCCGAGCCCGGCCCAGGCGGCCATGACATCGTCGGTGGGCGCCGCCGCAAGATCATCAACCGTCGGCCAGCGCTCCAGGAATTTGGCGAAATAGGCTTTGACCGCCGGCACGGTGGTCTGCTGCAACATTACCTCGGAGAGCCAGATATGATAGGGATCGGGCCGGATGCCGCGCGCTGCCATCGGCGGCGAGACGCGCCAGGGCAGGTCGCGGTGATGGCGGTCGTACCAGGCAAGCAGCTTTCCAGACAGGGAGGATATTTGCGATGAAAGGTCCATAATTTCCTTCGATCAAGCGATTACATCCAACTCTCTAGACGCAACTATGCTGGAAACGGAAGTCGGAAAATATTGGGCTGCCTAGAAGTCAGCCATCAAGGAGAATTCATCATGCTTATCGAGCTTTTCGATCGTCTACTGAATGCGAGTCCCAACCTGGGGCTTCTGAATATCTGCGCAGCGGAAATTCTTTTCTTGTCGCTTGTCTACTACGCGATGTGGAAGTTGTTGCACACGCAGCCATTCAAATTTCTTACCGTCTATCTCAAGCAGGAATTTCAGCCGCAACGAACGAAGCGCTCTCGTCGTTCGCAGTTGATTTATCATGCGTTTGGTGTGTTTTTCTTCCTCATGATGGCGGTATGCGTATATGCCGCTTCCTCGGTCGTATTGCTCGTTGCTGCCTGGCATACCGGTCAGAAGGATGTGTT comes from the Rhizobium sp. NXC24 genome and includes:
- a CDS encoding antibiotic biosynthesis monooxygenase, which translates into the protein MIAVIFEVIPYLGERHHYLDLAGKLRAELETIDGFISIERFESLTQRGKLLSLSFWRDEAAVKEWRNRETHRAAQKAGRGVIFADYRLRIAHVVRDYGMNEREEAPADSRAVHDELINTEPQAKGINSNF
- a CDS encoding HepT-like ribonuclease domain-containing protein, yielding MPREFRHALEDIRAELRGISKAAMGKTLDDYRSDWLFQHAVQRAIEIISEASRAMPDDIKALRPEIPWQQVKTIGNILRHQYHGLSDQIIWGVVVDELPALEIAIDALCLRFGVD
- a CDS encoding nucleotidyltransferase domain-containing protein, whose protein sequence is MDRNETITRLKNNADAIRALGATSLYLFGSVSRNEAQPSSDVDIFVDYDPASRFNAFDLISIKFLLEEDLHAPVDITTRDGLHPRLRPAIERSATRVF
- a CDS encoding site-specific DNA-methyltransferase — translated: MASVFPLADLRTSATPGSWVDTIIKGDCVAALEALPTHSVDVIFADPPYNLQLGGTLHRPDQSLVDAVDDEWDQFASFEAYDAFTRAWLLACRRVLKPTGTIWVIGSYHNIFRVGATMQDLNFWILNDIVWRKTNPMPNFKGRRFQNAHETMIWASPNAKAKGYTFNYDAMKAANDDVQMRSDWLFPICSGGERLKDQDGKKAHPTQKPEALLARVIMASSKPGDIILDPFFGSGTTGAVAKRLGRHFVGIEREQDYIDAASARIAAVEPLGKAELTVMTGKKAEVRVAFNVLIESGLIKPGQVLTDARRRYSAIVRADGTVASGGEAGSIHRLGAKVQGLDACNGWTFWHFDDGHSLRPIDDLRSIVRNDLAKVE
- a CDS encoding nuclear transport factor 2 family protein; this encodes MIFDPAERITLFHDAINRLDFEAIEDFFAENATYVSNGVGSLAGREAIMEAFHGYFDTYPDQTAVNSLVETLTPLSGRSVWSVRATNSKTGKPLIREGEETITFDEDGRVVRVEVTDYQEF
- a CDS encoding HAD family phosphatase: MTTEIRHIVFDIGKVLLHYDPSIPYGRLIPDEAERTWFFANVCTNEWNIEQDRGRTWEEAEALLIADHPEREEQIRAFRKYWHDMVPHAYDDSVAIMEKLIAEGRDVTMLTNFASDTFREAQTRFDFLSKPRGVTVSGDIGLIKPDVAIYEAHVKSFELDPASTIFIDDSLANVEGAKAAGWNAVHFTGAAKLRSDLAAYGIQV
- the mutY gene encoding A/G-specific adenine glycosylase; the protein is MDLSSQISSLSGKLLAWYDRHHRDLPWRVSPPMAARGIRPDPYHIWLSEVMLQQTTVPAVKAYFAKFLERWPTVDDLAAAPTDDVMAAWAGLGYYARARNLKKCAEAVAAEHDGRFPDTEDGLRALPGIGDYTAAAVAAIAFNRQAAVMDGNVERVISRLYAIATPLPAAKPLMKQKVALLTPADRPGDFAQAMMDLGATICTPKRPACSLCPFNNACEALRLHDPEHFPVKAAKKEKPMRQGAAFVAVNDDGEIYLRRRIASGLLGGMTEVPTTGWTARLDGETSAAAAPFPADWQAAGSVTHVFTHFELRLSIYRAQVASNTTHNDGWWEPVTNLEAQALPTVMKKAIIQAIPRAFTKTKTFEKAGHNS